The Candidatus Marinimicrobia bacterium CG08_land_8_20_14_0_20_45_22 genome includes the window ATACGATGCGAATCCAAGCAACGATCACTCTTTTTCTCCTTTTGGGGGTTGTTTGTATTTCCTGCGGAAAAAAACGGACGGCGCAAACTGTAGCCGCGCAGGGCGCCGTCCGATTGACTTACTGGTGTGCTTCCAATCAGAGCGAAATTGACCTGGCAACGGAGTTGGTGAGTAAATGGAATGCAAGTCATCCGAAAATCCAGGTGGCCTTGCAGCCAATTCCAGCCAGTCAATCGTCAGAGGAAGCCCTTTTAGCGGCAATCGCGGGCAAAACGACACCGGACATTTGTGCGAATATGTGGCCGGGTGCGATGGACGATTTTACTTCATCGGGCGGATTGGTGCGGCTCGACCAATTTCCGGATTTTATGGATTACCTGACAGAACGAATACCGACGGAATTGCTAGAATCGTTTCGGTCTCCGGATGGGCATTATTACCAGATTCCATGGAAAACTAATCCGATCATGATCATGTACAATAAGCGGATGTTCCGGAAAGCCGGTATTCTAAAACCGCCGCGCACCTACAGCGAATATTTGGCGGCGGCGAAGTCAATCACGAAAGATTTGAACGGAGATGGGCGGGCAGATCAATGGATGGGCTATCAGGACATCCGTCCGATTTGGTGGCAGAGATTTTTCGACTATTACACCCATTACATCGCGGCCTCTGGCGGCCAGACACTTTTTGATAGTATGGGTATTTGCTTCGAGAACGACGCGTCGATCAAAGTTTTTAGTTTTTTCCAGGAAATCTACCGCAACGGCTATTTTCCCCGAACGACTTTCCAAGGTGACAATTTCCTGGCCGGAAAGTTCGCGACCGTTATTACCGGTCCGTGGAATATTACCCATGTGGAAAAATTCAAAAAGCCTGAGTTCGAATACGACATTTTTCCAATCCCGGTGCCGGACGATTACCACGGTCCGGTTTACACCTACGGCGATCACAAAAACATATCCATTTTCAGCACTACAAAAAATCCTGAAGCTGTTTGGAAATTCGCCAGGTTTTTAATCTCGGCGCAGGCCGATCTGAGGTTGCTGGAAGTCTGCAGTCAGATTCCTTTGCGGAAAAACCTAACGAAAAATCCGCTCTATCAGTCCTACTTCCGTGAAAATCCGATGATGACGAAATTCGCCGAACAGGCGCCATTTACGCGTGGAGTGGACGGTTCATCCGTTCTGAAAGAAATTTTCGATGCTATTTCGCAGGAGTACGAAGCCTGCTCAATCTATGGCAAACGCACGCCGGAAGAAGCCGTCGCCAACGCCGCCAAACGCGCCCGGGTTATCATTGAGTGGAGCCGTCCGCAATGAAATCAGCCCAATTGAAAACAAAAAGCAGCGACAAGACCGGTTATCTTATGAGCCTGCCGTATGTCATTTATTTCGGCTTGTTCATCGGCTTTCCGCTGGTCTTTTCCTTCATTTTGATTTTTCATAAATGGAATATTGTTACGCCGATGCAATGGATCGGTCTACGGAATTTTTACCGGCTTTTTCACGATGTGCAATTTTTTATCGCGATCCGTAATACGCTCGTTTTCCTGGTGATTCATATTCCGTTGCAAATCTTCACGGCGCTTTTACTGGCGATTTTATTGAATCAGAAGATCAAATTGAAAGGTTTTTTCCGGGCGCTCTACTTTTTACCGGTAATTGTGTCGGGTGTTGTCATTACGATTCTCTGGCAACAACTTTTCGCCTACGAAACCGGGCTTCTGAACCTGCTGTTGACAAAACTCGGTTTGTCGAAAATTCCGTGGCTGATCAATATAAAATGGGCAATGCCGTCGATCGCGATCATGGCAACCTGGAAAAATGTCGGACTTTATATTGTACTTTTCTTAGTCGGTTTGCAGGGCATTCCGCGCTATTTGTACGAAGCCGCCGAAATTGATGGCGCGCGACCGGTTCAACAGTTTTTCCATATTACCATACCGGCATTAAATAGTACGATGGTGCTAGTAGTAATTCTTTCGACAATCGGCGGATTTTCATTATTCATCGAACCATTCGTAATGACCGGCGGCGGGCCGATGAACAGCACGCTGTCCGTGATGCTTTATATTTACAATCAGGCGTTCTATTTCGGACACATGGGTTATGCGGCGACACTCGGATTTTTCTTCGCTTTTATCATCCTGATTGTCGTTTTGATCCAGAAAAAATTCGTTGAGAGAAAAGACTGATGAAGAAAAGCTTAATCTACATTTTACTGATTGTGGGCGGCCTGATGTTCGCTTATCCGTTTTTATGGATGATTTCGGCGACGTTCAAGCCGGAAGCCGAGATCGGCTCGATCGGGCTCTGGTCGGCTAATTTTTCCATGCGCAATTACACCGCCGTTTTCCAGAAAATTCCGATCAGCCGGGCATTTCTGAATAGTATTTTTGTCTCGGCGTGTGTCACATTTTCGGTGATCCTTTTTGGTTCGATCGTGGGCTATGCTTTGTCGCGTCTGCGTTTTTTCGGCCGCGATTTTCTGCTCGGATTAATTCTCTTTACAATGGTAATTCCGTTCCAGATCACTCTGATACCCATGTACATTTTAATGGTCAAATTCGGCTGGGTTGACAGTTATATGGCCCTGATCGTGCCGGGTATGATCAGCGCCTTCGGAATTCTGCTTTTCAGACAATTTTTTATGGATATTCCCCAGGATCTGATTGACGCCGCCAAAATTGATGGCTGTAATGATTTCGGAATACTTTTCAAGATTATATATCCGCTCTCCAAACCGGTCATTATAACGGTTGGGATTGTATCATTTATGGGTAGCTGGAATGACGTTCTCTGGCCGTTGATTGTCATTCGCCTGCAGAAGCTGATGACTCTGCCGCAAATGGTGACGATCTTCGCGGTCGGCGGTCAGGCGGACGGACAACTGGGAGCCCAGCTTGCCGCGGCGACGCTTCTGGCAGTGCCGATCGTGTTGGTTTACACTTTCTTCCAGCGTTATTTCATCGAAAGTATGGCAACGACGGGTTTGAAGAATTGATGATTAAATACGATGTTATATGTCTTGGTGAAGCGCTGGTTGACCTGATATCCCAGGAACCCGGCAAGAATCTGGCCGATGTCAATCTTTTTAAAAAATTCGCCGGTGGCGATCCGGCTAATGTCGCTGTCGGATTAGCCCGACTGGGCTGTAAGACCGGTTTCGCTGGAAAGATTGGCCGGGATGCCTTTGGCCGTTTCCTGCAGAAATTCTTAATTGACAATGGCGTCAATACCGAAGCGTTGTATACAGATTCGGTACACAAGACGCGACTGGCGTTCGTCGAAGTAGCCAATGACGGCGAGCGTAATTTTGAATTCAGTGAGAAACATCCGGCCGATTCGGCGCTGAAGGATGAAGATTTTTCCATGGAATTTTTAAAACAAGCCAGCATCGTCCACTTTGGCTCTTTACCCTTGCCGGCGCCTTCTAATGGAGAATTATTCAGCCAATTAATAACCAGACTCAATCACGATAATATTCTAACATCGTTCGATCCGAATTATCGGACGGCGTTGTGGAAAACATCCCAACATGCCAGGAGGGTTTTAGGATCAATTGCTTCGCTATGCCGGATTCTAAAAGTGAATTTGGAAGAGGCCCGATTGCTGGGCGGAACGGAACGTATCGAAGAACTATTATCTAACATATTTTTCCCCAATACTTTACTTTTAGCCATTACTCTTGGTGAAGACGGTTGTATTTTGAAAAACCGGCGCTGTGTGGTAAAAATTCACAGCTTCAGAGTAAAAGTGGTTGATACGACTGGTTGCGGGGATGCCTTTACTGCCGGCTTACTGGCGGGATTGATTAGATCTGGAGAAAATATAGACGAGTTGGATGAACTTGATTTAAATGCTATCGGTCAACGAGCTTATGCCATGGCCGCGTTGACTGCAACCCGCTTTGGCGCGGCCGAAGCGTTACCAATAAACCAAGAAATTGAAATATTTATTAAATCACATATTCACAAAAGAGGTATAAAGAAATGATCAAATTAATTCGTGTCTCACAGGAACCGATTTTAAGACCTATCCCGGAACATAGCTGGGAGCGCGCCGCGGTCTTCAACGCCGGCGCGGTCTATGACAAAGGATTGTACCACATGATCTATCGGGCGACCGATATAGGAGGACACGAGAATTACGGTAATTATATTAATTGCTTCGGTTATGCCGTCAGTAAGGATTTATTGCAGTGGCATCGTCTCGCGGAACCGATCATGAAAAATAATGTGCCGCAGGAATTGCGCGGGCCGGAAGATCCGCGCGTTGTTAAAATCGGCGACACGTTTTATATGACTTATGTCGGATTTGCCAATCGCTTTCCGGGTGACTACCGGATTTGTCTGGCGACGAGTTACGATCTGGTAAACTGGGAACGCCATGGGATCTTACTCGATGAAGAAAATAAAAACTCGTCACTTTTTCCGGAAAAGATTAAAGGTGAATTCCTGCTCCTGCATCGTCGTCATCCCGACATCTGGATAGCTTCTTCCCCGGATCTGAAAACTTTTACCGATCATACTCGCATAATGACAACAATAGACGATGACTGGCAATCAACTCGCATCGGTATCGCCGGTCCGCCGGTCAGGCATCCGCAAGGCTGGCTCTTGTTCTATCATGCCGTTGATAAAATCAATGCTTATAGGCTCGGGGTCGCTCTGCTGGATTACGATAATCCGCGCCGCGTTCTGGCCCGTCAATCCCGCCCGGTGATCGAACCGGAAATGCCCTGGGAGATCAATGGTTTTGTACCCAACGTCATTTTCAGTTGTGCCACGGTTGAAAACGATGACAAATACGTTGTGATTTATGCCGGAGCCGATACGGTTATCGGGGCCGCCTATGTCAAAAAAAGCGACGTTGTTTTCGATAAAAAGGACTGGCTGGTTTAGATGAGAAATCTCGGATTTTCAGTTATAATTTTCAGTCTACTGGTGGTAGCCTGTAATAAATCCGAGAGGAAATCACCGATCAATTTGAGTCACGCTCTCAGTTTGATCGATTCCGTCGCAGTCAACGGCGAACAACTCTACTATATTGCGATTTATGCCGACTATCCGGAGTATAAACCGGTTGCTGCCAAAGGTGAAGGAATTGCCTGCGTGGATGACGCCGGGCGCTTTCTGGAGGTGTTGGAAAGTGAAATCTTATTATCCGGGAATCGGACTTTGCTACCAACCGCCAAAGGTTTGACGAAATTCCTGCTGTATATGTGTCGCGATGATGGCCGCTGGTATAATTTTCTTGAATCTGACGGCCAAATCAATACTGAGCATGTCAATAGTCAGGCCGATTTCGGCTGGTGGGCTGTACGCGGAATTCGCGGTCTGACGGCGGCTTACTTGATTTTAAAACAATTCCCGGAAGAGGCGGAATTGCTGAATCAGGTGGAAAAGTGTCTAAGGACTACTTTGAGGCAAATGGATGCTGATTTGGCGCAGTATCCGCTAAAAGTTGCGGGCAATTTCGGCTCGGTACCGGCCTGGCTGATAAAATCGGCACCCGATATGAACAGCGAACTTTTGATGGCACTCTGTAAACTCCAACTTACCGGCGATTTTAACTTTAAAGTGGAAATCCGAAAAATTGCGGAAGGGTTGGTCGGATTTCAATTTCGGCGCGATGGCCATCCGTTAAACGGCATGTATTTCTGTTGGCAAAATTCCTGGCATGACTGGGGCGCCAAACAGCCTTTGGCATTGGTAGAGGCATTTAAAATCACCGGCGATTCAACCTTCTATAAAAGTGTAGAAATCTGGGCCGATAATTTCGTGCCATTCCTGATCGCGAATGACCTACCGCGCGAGATCACTCTAAATCAAGACGGAAGTTACCGGCTGGTAGCTTTGCCCCAGATTGCATATGGCATCAATGCCCTTTACAGCGGCATTCAAGCCTTTGCCGATCTGAGCGGCAAAAATCGCTATCATCAATTTGCCGCGCGAATTTTCAACTGGTTTGGCGGTGGTAATCTAGCCCGAGCGCAGATGTATTGGCCGGAGACTGGAGTCACGTCTGACGGTATAGACGAAGATAAAAAAGTCAATCGCAACTCCGGGGCGGAGTCAACCATAGAAGGCTTATTGGCACAACAGAGAAAATTTTATCGCAATTAATCCTATAAAGGAAAATGATGGCACAGATTACATTGAATCATATAACCAAAGAATTCGATAAAGGGGTAAAAATCATTGATGACCTGAATCTGAACATAAATGATGGTGAATTTTTAGTTCTGGTAGGTCCATCAGGTTGCGGTAAATCAACTACTCTGCGCATGATCGCCGGGCTGGAAAGTGTCACTGCCGGTGATATTTTCATCGGAGATAGACGAGTCAATGACGTTCCACCCAAAGATCGCGATATTGCCATGGTTTTCCAGAATTATGCGCTCTATCCGCATATGACGGTATACGAGAATCTGTCTTTTGGCCTCAAGTTGCGGAAAATGCCGAAAGCCGAGATTAAGCAACGTGTCATTGAAACCGCCGCTATTTTGGAAATTGAGGAGTTGCTGAACCGCAAACCGCGTCAACTTTCAGGAGGTCAGCGCCAGCGCGTAGCCCTCGGCCGGGCGATTGTGCGCAAGCCGAAAGTGTTCCTTTTTGATGAACCGCTTTCGAATCTGGATGCTAAACTGCGCTTGCAGATGCGGACCGAAATAAAAAGATTACATCAGCGATTGAAAACGACTATGGTGTACGTTACCCATGATCAGGTGGAAGCCATGACCATGGGTGATCGGATCGTAGTCATGAAATCCGGCCTGATCCATCAAATTGATACCCCGGTTAACCTATACAACTCACCGGTTGATATGTTCGTGGCCGGATTTATCGGTTCGCCGCCCATGAATTTTATTTCCGTTACACTCCGGCAGGAAGATTTTCTTATTGCCGATGAAGGCAATGTCCGCCTAAAAATACCGGCCGAACACACCGAAAAGCTTAGAGCATATATTGGTAAAAACTTGGTGATAGGAATTCGTCCGGAAAATATCCTGATGCAACCGTCAGATTCGAACCACGTAAAGATTCGTGTTAAACTCGATATTTGTGAACCAATGGGCAACGAAACCTATCTTTATCTGACAACCGGTAAGACCAATCTAGTAGCCCGCAGTAATACTGTACCTTCTGAAAAACCTGGGTCGGATATTACAGTATTTCTCAATCTGCAAGATGACCATTATTTTAATCCACAGACCGAGAAAGTAATCTGAAATAATCTCCATTTGATTACTATAAATATCCAAGACTACCTGCACTACGCTGAAATACCGTGATTATCAGAAACTTATCAGATCAGATGTTGTTCCGGAGATAACCCGTTACGGTACCGACTTGAAATAAATCTCGTTTTTTTGCCTCTGTGTTTTAAATTAAGAACGATTTGGGGTAGAAGTGACGAGGATTATTTGGGAAAAGTAAAAAATCTGACAACTAGCTGGCGGCAATTGGCAATCGCTACCTACGCGGCGCCTAAAGATAGCCGTATTTACGGGACATACGAGGTGGATGTAACTAACCTACTGAAATATATTGAAAATAGAAGGCGCGCCGGGGTGCGCATAACGATTACCCATTTTGTGGCGGCCGCTTTGGCGCGGACGCTGTATGAGGATATTCCGGATATTAACTGTTTTGTGCGGCGTGGACATGTAGTTGCGCGTCAGGACGCCAATGTCTTCGTTACTGTGAATGTTGCAGGGTCTTCCATGACCGGATTAGTATTGAAAAAGTGCCAGGAGTTATCGGCTACCGAAATCGGTCAAATTGTCCAGAAAGTTGTCGAGAAAAAGCGGAGCGGCGAGGAAGAGAGCGGGGCTTTTGCCGCCAAGAACAAGATTACTAAAATTCCCTGGCCATTCCGACGTCCGGTATTTCTGTTAGTCAAGTGGTGGATTTTCGACATGGGGCTTTCCTTTCCCTTTTTGAAAATTCCACCGGATCCATTTGGCAGTATTATGCTGACGAATATAGGCACATTTGGTCTTCATACTGGGATGGTGGCACTCTTTCCAATTGGCAAACTGCCGGCAGTTGTCACGATGGGTAAGATCGAAAAAAAACCGGTTGTGATTGATAATCAAATCGTCATTCGCGATATGTTGCCGTTAACCGGAACCTTTGATCACCGGATTGTTGGCGGTTACCAGGCCGGGATGCTGGCTAATGGAGCCGTGCGGCGCCTACAGGATCCGGAAGCCCTGGACCGCCCGAACATTTCATCCGAATAATGGAACTATTGCAAGTAAAATCCTGAATATTGAAAGAGGAAATTGAGCATACCTGAAGAAAAGACCACGATTCTGACCGCGTTGAATAAGGCCGGTAAAATCAAGGGAGCGGACTGGTTTCCTAAAGACGGAATCGTTAAGGTCATCGCCGCATTGAGAAAACGGAGCTGTGTTAAGGCCCCCAGCATATTATTACCAAACCACGAAAGCTTAGCGGGTTAGAGAACCAAGCTTTTTCTAAAACTAACCAGTAACAAGTGGAGATTTCTCATGAGTCGGTAATTTTAACTGGCTGTCAGGGTGAATAAAGATATATTACTGATTTATGTTAAACACAATACAGTAAACTAATAAGGGGATAATATGGAACTGTGGAATTTCACATTAAATTTCAAAGATTTGGTACTCGATCTTTCATTTATGAGTGTCTTCCTGATCCTGGGGACTGTTTTTCGTCGGTACGGACTATTTTTCCAGAAATATTTGGTACCCAACAACCTGATAGCCGGATTTCCGGGGCTGATTTTAGGTATGCAGGTGCTGAATATTGTTCCGATTTCCGGGGGACGGATGGGATTATACGTCTATCATTTACTGGCGCTGACGTTCGTGGCAATGGGATTGCGACAAGAAAAATCTCATTGGGGGAAAGGCCCGCTGAGTTTCGGGCTGGCAATGCTTTCCAGTTATATCGTGCAGGGAGTCATCGGTTTGCTGGTCGCGTTTGTTTTCATTTACACGACGATGCCAAGCTTATCGCCATCGATCGGATTACTTTTACCGATGGGATTCGGAATGGGTCCGGGACAAGCCTTCACGATGGGGAAAGCATGGGAAAGCTTCGGACTGGAAGGCGGCGCGGCGACCGGATTGACTATTGCGGCGATCGGCTATTTAATTGCCTACTTCGGTGGTATTATCATCATTAATCGCGGAATTAAAAACAGAGAAACGAATTTCATCAAAGGAATGGAAGGCATTACGGAAGATATGCGAACCGGTGTCATCAAACGCGGAAAACCGGCGATCGGCTCTTTCTTGACTCTTTCGCAGGAAGCGATCGAGCCGCTCGCCTTTCACGTCGGACTCATTGGTGTCGTTTATTGGCTGACATGGGTGTTGACGTCGAATCTTGTGGGATTCATGGAAGCGCACGGCGCGGCGAAATTTGTCGCAACCGTTTGGGCATTTCACTTTGTCTTAGCTTTGTTGGTTTCGATAGCTGTTCGGAAAGTGCTGGATTTAATTAAGAAGAGTTATATGATCGATACCGGTTTGATGAATCGCACCGCTGGACTTTTTGTCGATTATTTGGTTGTCGGATCGATTGCCGCTATTAGTTTGACGGTTGTTTGGAAATATTGGGCGCCGCTCTTGTTTATGTCGATCTTCGGGACAATCGCTACGTATATCTTGCTTCGCTATGTTTGTCGCCGCGCTTTCGACGATTATCACTTCGAACGTTTCGTCGGCATTTTCGGCGAAATGACCGGCACATTGAATTCGGGTCTTGTACTTGTTCGGGTGACCGATCCGGATTTCAAAACGCCTGTCGCAGAAGACTTAGTTTATTCCAGCGGAGTCGCGCTATTCCTTGGTTTGCCACTTCTGATCTTACTCAATGCGCCGATGAATTTCTTCGGTAATACCTATAGAGGTTACTGGATTACGATGGGGTTGCTTATTCTTTATATGGTTATCCTCTGGGTTTTCTGGAGACTTATCGGCTTTATCAAATTGACTAAGCCAAACCTGAAAAGAACCAAATAAAGAATCGTCTTCTGGGCGATATTGAAACAAATCATTTTCCGCTGAACATTCTTTCAACGGAAAATGATTTGTTATTTAATGATTTTTAGATTCCAAATACGATGATGCAGAGAATCACGGCCATGATCAACCCAACGGTGTCGCCGATCAGTCCGGCGGGAATTGCATGGCGGGTTTTTTTGATGCCGACCGCGCCGAAATAAACCGCGACAACATAGAATGTCGTTTCCGAACTTCCCCACATCGTCGAGGCGATTCGACCGATGAGGCTGTCCGGGCCGTGCTCTTTCATCAACTCGGTTACGATTCCCAGCGCGCCGCTTCCCGAAAGAGGTCGCATGAGGGCAACGGGCAACGTCTCGGCGGGCATTCCGATGAGATTGGTGATCGGCGAAAGAATGGCGACGAAATAGTCCATGGCGCCTGAAGCGCGAAACATACCAATTGCCACGAGTACGGCGACTAAGTACGGAATGATCCGGACAGCGGTGTTAAATCCCTCTTTGGCGCCGTCAATAAACGACTCGTAAACCTTGACTTTCTTGATATAGCCGAGAACCGGGATGACCAAGAGTAAAAACGGAATGGCGTAGTTCGAGAAACCTTTCATGATCGTGACGAACGTCGTTTCGTGAGGGATGGTTGCCGCAGTTTGTGCGACCTGTTTCAGCGTGTCGAAAATGGCGGTTGCCGTTAGCGTGTCGGTCATATTATTTTTCCTCTTTCTCGCTCGTCTCAGAAACCCGGTTCGGGTTTGATTTTCTCATTGACGGGAAGCGCTGGAGCAATTTCGCCGCCGTGACGCCCGCGATCGTCGCGCAAGTCGATGCAACGACCGTTGTACTGATAATCTCGAACGGATTTGCAGAACCGAGTTTCGCGCGAACGGCTATGACGGTCATCGGGATCAGACAAATGCTGGCGGTGTTCAGCGCCAGAAAAGTGACCATCGAGTTTGTTGCGGTGTCTTTTTCCGGATTCAGACTTTGCAGTTCGTCCATCGCTTTCAAACCCAGAGGCGTGGCGGCGTTGCCGAGACCAAGCCAATTGGCGATGATGTTCATCAGCATTGCGCCGATGGCGGGATGATCCGACGGAATGTCAGGGAATAGCCATTTGGCGACAGGACGGATCGCGCGGGAAAGAATTTTAATGATTCCGCCGTTTTCGGCAATTTTCATGATGCCCAGCCAAAAGGTCATAATGCCGATCAGCCCGAGCGCAATATCAACCGCCGATGCCGCGTAAGTCACTGCCGCATTGGTCACTTCTTCCAATCGTCCGTTGATAGCGCCGACGACAATGGAAATTACCATCAATCCTAGCCAGATATAATTCATAAGCCATTCCTCTCTTCTTGAATGATTCTCTGCAAGCCTGTCGGTGAGTGACAGCCACGGAGTTCAGTTTTTATTTCGATATGTGATAAAGCGATTTTGGAGAACAATACCGATGACCCAGCCGTTTTCCGAAGTTAGCAAGCGACCGGTGTAAGAATAGTCGCTTGAAAATTTCTCATGGAACAGCACGTCACCGCGAAACGAATAAACCAAGATTTCCGGACGGTTGTAAATCCGATCGTCGTTATTGAACGATTTCGATCCGGTAACGACGGCGAATCTGTTTTCCGGAAGAAACCTAACGTCTGTAATCATGCGATTTGCGCTGACTGATTTTTTGAGGAAATATGTTTTTTTAGTTATGATCGATATCAGTCGAAGCGAATTTTCTTCTGCGAATATAATCCAGGAACCTTTTTCGTCAATATCGCACAAGCGAAACCCAAACGGGAAAACCTCGAGAACAGTTCCTTTTTCGTCAAGCAATATCGTTTGGCGGGCGACTCCGGGCGGGGTGGTATTTTCTAACTTGAGGCTGATCAAGGAAAATTTTCCGGAGGATGAAGTGGCAAAAGACCGAACCGCTCCTGTCTGCGGTTTAAAATTCCATAATATTTCTCCGATGGGCGTGAACATAAACAGTTCGGGTGAAAGAGGTTCGAGCGGCGACCGGCTAACGAACGAGAAGAATAGGAAACGCAAACCGTCGCCGCAAAATTGTCCACGCGACTCGTTGGTGTTAATGACAGTTTCTTGCAAAAAGGTGACACTTCCGGTTTCCTTATTTTGAAAATTGAAAAATCGCAGATGATCTCCTGTGGGAAAAATGCCGGCGATCATTCGACAATTTTCCGAGAAAGCAAAAGATGGTGAACTTCGGTTCGGGATAAATGTGCCTTTGATTGGAAGAGACGCGGAATCCCGGCTGCAAATCGTTTGGAGAATGAAATCCTGTCGTTCCGTCGGATTCTTGGGTGGGTTTCCGAAAAATAAAACGCCGAGCGACCGTCCGTCTTCCGATTCAAACAGTTTTTCTGTGTCTGTCCACTTTAAAAGAATACGGTTTTTCAAATCCCGAATACAGTTCGAATAGACAAAAGCCACCGGCTCCAGCGAATCGGAATTAGTGGAGACAATAACTGAATGCAATTCTTTTTCAGAAGGGAAGATGTTTAAAAGGTTATAACTTTGCCCAGAAAGCGCCACAACAAATCCGAAGACCGGGATTAGCGCACATTTCATTTTCAGGAGTAAATTCATCTGACAGTTAATTTATTTCTAGATAGAGTGAATGTCAATGTAGTTGATGCGGAAATTCCGTGATTAGTGACGATATTTTTTGTAAACTTGCGCGGAGAATTTTTATGAACGCCGATTTGGTTACCAAACGAAACATCAAAGGCTTGACACTTGATCAATTGACGGCATTAATGTTGGAAATCGGCGAAAAGCCATTTCATGCACGGCAAATTTATCAATGGATGTATCAAAAAGGCGTCCGCGATTTTCAGGAGATGACAAATCTGTCTAATGATTTG containing:
- a CDS encoding ABC transporter substrate-binding protein, with the translated sequence MRIQATITLFLLLGVVCISCGKKRTAQTVAAQGAVRLTYWCASNQSEIDLATELVSKWNASHPKIQVALQPIPASQSSEEALLAAIAGKTTPDICANMWPGAMDDFTSSGGLVRLDQFPDFMDYLTERIPTELLESFRSPDGHYYQIPWKTNPIMIMYNKRMFRKAGILKPPRTYSEYLAAAKSITKDLNGDGRADQWMGYQDIRPIWWQRFFDYYTHYIAASGGQTLFDSMGICFENDASIKVFSFFQEIYRNGYFPRTTFQGDNFLAGKFATVITGPWNITHVEKFKKPEFEYDIFPIPVPDDYHGPVYTYGDHKNISIFSTTKNPEAVWKFARFLISAQADLRLLEVCSQIPLRKNLTKNPLYQSYFRENPMMTKFAEQAPFTRGVDGSSVLKEIFDAISQEYEACSIYGKRTPEEAVANAAKRARVIIEWSRPQ
- a CDS encoding sugar ABC transporter permease codes for the protein MKSAQLKTKSSDKTGYLMSLPYVIYFGLFIGFPLVFSFILIFHKWNIVTPMQWIGLRNFYRLFHDVQFFIAIRNTLVFLVIHIPLQIFTALLLAILLNQKIKLKGFFRALYFLPVIVSGVVITILWQQLFAYETGLLNLLLTKLGLSKIPWLINIKWAMPSIAIMATWKNVGLYIVLFLVGLQGIPRYLYEAAEIDGARPVQQFFHITIPALNSTMVLVVILSTIGGFSLFIEPFVMTGGGPMNSTLSVMLYIYNQAFYFGHMGYAATLGFFFAFIILIVVLIQKKFVERKD
- a CDS encoding sugar ABC transporter permease; translated protein: MKKSLIYILLIVGGLMFAYPFLWMISATFKPEAEIGSIGLWSANFSMRNYTAVFQKIPISRAFLNSIFVSACVTFSVILFGSIVGYALSRLRFFGRDFLLGLILFTMVIPFQITLIPMYILMVKFGWVDSYMALIVPGMISAFGILLFRQFFMDIPQDLIDAAKIDGCNDFGILFKIIYPLSKPVIITVGIVSFMGSWNDVLWPLIVIRLQKLMTLPQMVTIFAVGGQADGQLGAQLAAATLLAVPIVLVYTFFQRYFIESMATTGLKN
- a CDS encoding histidine kinase; the protein is MIKYDVICLGEALVDLISQEPGKNLADVNLFKKFAGGDPANVAVGLARLGCKTGFAGKIGRDAFGRFLQKFLIDNGVNTEALYTDSVHKTRLAFVEVANDGERNFEFSEKHPADSALKDEDFSMEFLKQASIVHFGSLPLPAPSNGELFSQLITRLNHDNILTSFDPNYRTALWKTSQHARRVLGSIASLCRILKVNLEEARLLGGTERIEELLSNIFFPNTLLLAITLGEDGCILKNRRCVVKIHSFRVKVVDTTGCGDAFTAGLLAGLIRSGENIDELDELDLNAIGQRAYAMAALTATRFGAAEALPINQEIEIFIKSHIHKRGIKK
- a CDS encoding glycosidase, with the translated sequence MIKLIRVSQEPILRPIPEHSWERAAVFNAGAVYDKGLYHMIYRATDIGGHENYGNYINCFGYAVSKDLLQWHRLAEPIMKNNVPQELRGPEDPRVVKIGDTFYMTYVGFANRFPGDYRICLATSYDLVNWERHGILLDEENKNSSLFPEKIKGEFLLLHRRHPDIWIASSPDLKTFTDHTRIMTTIDDDWQSTRIGIAGPPVRHPQGWLLFYHAVDKINAYRLGVALLDYDNPRRVLARQSRPVIEPEMPWEINGFVPNVIFSCATVENDDKYVVIYAGADTVIGAAYVKKSDVVFDKKDWLV
- a CDS encoding glycerol-3-phosphate ABC transporter ATP-binding protein, producing MAQITLNHITKEFDKGVKIIDDLNLNINDGEFLVLVGPSGCGKSTTLRMIAGLESVTAGDIFIGDRRVNDVPPKDRDIAMVFQNYALYPHMTVYENLSFGLKLRKMPKAEIKQRVIETAAILEIEELLNRKPRQLSGGQRQRVALGRAIVRKPKVFLFDEPLSNLDAKLRLQMRTEIKRLHQRLKTTMVYVTHDQVEAMTMGDRIVVMKSGLIHQIDTPVNLYNSPVDMFVAGFIGSPPMNFISVTLRQEDFLIADEGNVRLKIPAEHTEKLRAYIGKNLVIGIRPENILMQPSDSNHVKIRVKLDICEPMGNETYLYLTTGKTNLVARSNTVPSEKPGSDITVFLNLQDDHYFNPQTEKVI
- a CDS encoding spore maturation protein is translated as MKGFSNYAIPFLLLVIPVLGYIKKVKVYESFIDGAKEGFNTAVRIIPYLVAVLVAIGMFRASGAMDYFVAILSPITNLIGMPAETLPVALMRPLSGSGALGIVTELMKEHGPDSLIGRIASTMWGSSETTFYVVAVYFGAVGIKKTRHAIPAGLIGDTVGLIMAVILCIIVFGI
- a CDS encoding nucleoside recognition protein; this translates as MNYIWLGLMVISIVVGAINGRLEEVTNAAVTYAASAVDIALGLIGIMTFWLGIMKIAENGGIIKILSRAIRPVAKWLFPDIPSDHPAIGAMLMNIIANWLGLGNAATPLGLKAMDELQSLNPEKDTATNSMVTFLALNTASICLIPMTVIAVRAKLGSANPFEIISTTVVASTCATIAGVTAAKLLQRFPSMRKSNPNRVSETSEKEEK